The genomic window CTCCGGTTCGGGAGCCGCCGGTCCGCTGCATCCGACAACACCGGCCAGCAGGAGAGCAAGAATCAGTGGGGACTTCATCGTGAGAGTTCGCTTTGCGGAAAGAGAGAAAATTGACAGCGCCGGTATCACCCGCGGTGGCTTCCAACATGGCCGCTGCGGCACCGGCTGGCAAGCCGCTTGCTCCTCACCCTGTCAATTATCAGGGGCTCGCGGACCGAACACAATGCCCAACCCCGCATCGCGTCAATCCGTCGCAACCGCCGACGTGCTGTTCCACTGCTGGAACGCCGGTAGTGGGAACCGTGGGCTATCGCCCAATACCATCTACTTTGGTGCCACCGAATCCGTGACCAGGGAATGCGCGGTGTCTGTCCCCACGCGGCGGTTGGCATCGTAAATTAGCCGTATCGCGCTAGCGACCGGTTCGCGCGCGCAAACGTCGATGGTGCGAACCGTTGGCTATCGCCCCGCGGCTGATGAGAATGCGCGGTGTCTGTCCCCACGCGGCGGTTGCCATCGGAAATTAGCCGCATCGCGCTAGCGACCGGTTCGTGCGCGCAAACGTTGGTGGCGAGAACCGTTGGCTAGCGCCCCGCGGCTGATGGGCTGCACGGTGTCTGTCCCTGCGCGGCTTTGGAAAGCCGCCGGAGCCCCCTGTTCGGCAGGAAAGAAATGGCCCTGTGGATTGGTGAGGCCTATAATGACTGATGCGCAGCGTTCGGGCAAACGCTGGCATTGGATGCTCGTCACTTCGAGTGATTGCGATCATGTCACGCACTGGTCACGGTTTAGTCCTGCTGTACCGGCGAGTCATTACTTGGCTGTTCGGCTACGACTACTTCATCTCTTACTGCCACGGTGATGCAGACCACTACGTCCATAGCTTGCAGAAACGGCTGTCTCACAAGCGCCTGGGGTTTGTTGACTCTTCGCCCGAAGGCCTCTACGTCGGTTGCCGACTGTCACACCGGGTGACGAAGGCGCTGCGGCGAAGCAAAGTTCTGATTGTCGTCTATACGGACTCTGTCCGGCAGAGGCGGTGGACCCGACTTGAATCTCGCTACTTCAAAACGGTTCGGCCCGCCCGTCCCTTCCTGCCCATATCGGCTGCCGCCAACACCGAAACGCTCCAGGGGCAATTGGCCACGCTCTATGATTCCGATCGGGCTGAACTGGCGGAGATCTTGCGAGTCTGGCTGGATGGCGACGCCGCGAACGTTCCCACCAGCACTGACATCGACCCGCTTTGGGCGGTCGAAGTCGAAGTGGATGACCTTCATCACGCCGAGCCCAGCGAGAGAGTGATTTACAAGATTGAGGACGCCTTCAAATGGATGTCGGTGCCTCAAAAAGGCTTCTGTGCCGTCGTCACCCTGTTGCTCTTTTCCGCCCTGGCCATCGGACTTAGCTGGGTTCAGTTTTCCAACAACCGAGCGAATCAGATCCTGGCGGATCTATCGCGGCGAATGGGCAAGGAAAACATCGAAGAGAGGGGGACGGAGGGGGCGAAGTTCTATCTTTCCGCGGATATCCGGTCGGCCGACCTCGCCGACAGCGCGAGACTTCACGGGGGCGACATGAAAGACGAGTTTGCGGAAGTGACCACTGCGCTCCGCCGCTACGACTTCTATCGTCGATGGGGTGGAGCGCTTTTCCATTACCAAGGTGTCCACCTGGCTTACCGATCCGTGTCGGATGCAGTTGCCAAGCCAACGAAGCCCTTCCCGGCAACCCTGGTCGAAGTTCGCCTATCCGGACAACACCTCAGCGACGGGTGGCTGGACTCACTGCAGAACTGCCACGGTTGCCACCTACTCTCGCTTCGCTTCGAAGACATCGCCTCGGAACCGAAATTGATCGATGTCCTGAACACGCTGTGCGTAGAAGACTTGCGTGTCAGCCGATGCCGGGGCGTTGATGTCGATACGTTCAATAATCTCAGCGATGAGGCGTGCCTGGCCTTAAAAGCGGTGGCGCTGTCGGAACTCGATGCATTTGTTGTGCAGTCCGATGCAGACGAACAAGCCTTTGCCCAGTTCCTGCAGCGTTGCCGGCACCTCGAGTCTTTGCGTATGCTCGAAATGCCTAGATGCCGATTTTCAGAAATCACAGCCCAAGCTATTTCGGAACATCCGTCGCTATCCAACTGTGACAGCGACCGAGACATCCAGCCTCGGATGCTCTCGGAGGAATTCCTGGTCGCTTGGGACAAACGATGGAACGGCCGTCGGCGGATCTCTGCAGGGATCCAAGACATCGAACAGGCCGACATTCAGGAACTTGAACAAGTTGAGTGACGTGGCGTCGCTCGGGGCTTTCTGCCATGGAATCGGCATTCTCTTTTCTTCACGAGGTGTGCGATGTCCACGCAACACTTTCTTCGACTCGGTTTGGTGGCGGCGGTTTGTGGCTGGCTACCATGCTCCGACGCAAGAGCGGCTGAGGTACTCGCCTTGAACCAAGGCTACCAAACATTTGACGTTGCGATATCGCTGACGTCACCAGGTTTCAGGACTGAACGCGATGGGATTATTCGCCGAGGGCAGGACGGCAAGGTTCGTGTCTCTTCGAACATCTCGGACGCTCGCCCGTGGGACCTGATTGTTTGGAAACGAGCACACGGCCAGTCGCAGTGGCGATTCTCAACAGCGTTCCGAATTCCGAGTGAGAATTTAAACGTTGATGCGGCGATGGCCATCTTGAATATCGATCCCGAACGAGACAGAGTCAGCTTGGTCTACGCTGCGCCGGGCCCGGAAGGCATGGAAGCGATACCGAACATCAGCCCTTGGCTGCAAGGCAATGATGGCGGTCAGGCTCCGCGACCACAACCGAGAGCACGACTGGGCGTGCAGGCATACAAGTGCCAACATGGCATGCATGTTCAATCCGTGGTCGTAGGC from Roseimaritima ulvae includes these protein-coding regions:
- a CDS encoding TIR domain-containing protein, producing the protein MSRTGHGLVLLYRRVITWLFGYDYFISYCHGDADHYVHSLQKRLSHKRLGFVDSSPEGLYVGCRLSHRVTKALRRSKVLIVVYTDSVRQRRWTRLESRYFKTVRPARPFLPISAAANTETLQGQLATLYDSDRAELAEILRVWLDGDAANVPTSTDIDPLWAVEVEVDDLHHAEPSERVIYKIEDAFKWMSVPQKGFCAVVTLLLFSALAIGLSWVQFSNNRANQILADLSRRMGKENIEERGTEGAKFYLSADIRSADLADSARLHGGDMKDEFAEVTTALRRYDFYRRWGGALFHYQGVHLAYRSVSDAVAKPTKPFPATLVEVRLSGQHLSDGWLDSLQNCHGCHLLSLRFEDIASEPKLIDVLNTLCVEDLRVSRCRGVDVDTFNNLSDEACLALKAVALSELDAFVVQSDADEQAFAQFLQRCRHLESLRMLEMPRCRFSEITAQAISEHPSLSNCDSDRDIQPRMLSEEFLVAWDKRWNGRRRISAGIQDIEQADIQELEQVE
- a CDS encoding PDZ domain-containing protein, whose translation is MAILNIDPERDRVSLVYAAPGPEGMEAIPNISPWLQGNDGGQAPRPQPRARLGVQAYKCQHGMHVQSVVVGSPATHCVNNQTGVAVSLKTNDHILAVNGVAPRNITEFQSLIRQSPRTVSLTVRDAYTQQTRVLTTNLW